One window of Grus americana isolate bGruAme1 chromosome 18, bGruAme1.mat, whole genome shotgun sequence genomic DNA carries:
- the AATK gene encoding serine/threonine-protein kinase LMTK1 isoform X3 gives MGRLAAAAAMSAAFLSPSLAFSSHFDPDGTPLSELSWSSSLAVVAVSFSGLFTFIFLMLACLCCKKGDIGFKLSLLGVCPPVRPPAQEFENTEGDDYVTELSAQGSPAPQHGPEVYVLPLTKVSLPMAKQPGRSVQLLKSADLGRQSLLYLKEIGHGWFGKVFLGEVNSGISSTQVVVKELKASASVQDQMQFLEEAQPYRALQHTNLLQCLAQCAEVTPYLLVMEFCPLGDLKGYLRSCRGAEAMTLDPLTLQRMACEVACGVLHLHRNNYIHSDLALRNCLLTADLTVKIGDYGLSHCKYKDDYFVTADQLWVPLRWIAPELIDEVHGNLLVVDQTKSSNVWSLGVTIWELFELGSQPYDHYSDRQVLAYAIKEQQLKLPKPQLKLSLSERWYEVMQFCWLQPEQRPTAEEVHLLLSYLCAKGATEAEEEFEKRWNSMKPNGSASASHHGAELSSFPLLEQFSADGFPSDGDDILTVMETSHGLNFEYKWEHTKTEHFQAPLGSLSPSSAARYHDLYYPATTTGRLSLGVSPSCYECKPPGCPGLPAPGVVPILGAHSPSLGSEYYIRIEGPGEGSAELDYAMCAYSPAGERGSPRPPSCWRAQGARSDGAYDSDSSPTVSLSMEPLLGHAPAGEGSWECAEYYPYPCPGQEPRGYEPSPSRGAEGYLLEEEPAQPGSQDWPVPGFQPSIFTDPLGVSPSVNCAYSPRGYGEPRAAPPGGRLPGQSGARPDCVMLELGKDSPPGAPHPQGASPPAQRHPWASNSSSNNNIGSGSPVAREPLAGDSWCYRRMITFRGLMAKPLGTVPRGQPQLGGSPLGHDFRRPRQDQPPGTAGSSSSPCHSPSLRRQAWHSRDSSTSGRSQAAALAGSPGTPWGPGTALPAGAGAQHNACPDESGERSSPARSPLPHAMAAPGPGEATPVVGTAAPNPDPPTEPAVDGAQPVPEASEAPTPVPREAATENGVCAAGDADRTPDKTFSSASFPSVDEVSDEDTAELTSGIFTDFSGDYMERVEAAPAFKSLQKQLGTPDSLESLDIPSTASSCEVFSPTTFAPAGQPKALDSGYDTENNESPEFVLKEPHEPREPEAFGQLGKPPPGLPGDEGEGVAPETRLSTSLGAELHSLAEKNPYRDSAYFSDYDAEAERGPKDEEDSDGSRTPEAEEGPQPPMQDLGRSPVPGEDPLHPPGAPGSPPAVPGVAVAVDVQATGGSAGDWRGAEAGIAPASPTGQGTGTDRRSIGTVPVPGSSLCPDGDACPPGSAPPKTFFLTPVLASPGEPASIGGIGVPEGIPGLGGAAARGEQTVPPTPGLGELGLPLEGTAVGDAPGGPSTLLPGDESPPGLSPLPSAREPRLAAPERREEPEEEEEDTEDSDESDEELRCYNIQEQSEESEEEPPAVPIVVAESQSSRNLRSLLKMPSLLSEAFCEDLERKKKAVSFYDDVTIYLFDQESPTRELAEQSFPEPPQPSGQPPAGGSPPSPADRLSASDDSSDGNASEESGGFEWDDDFPLMPVKPSLMSSLTGTPVEPDPAVPALPALVPAQKQVLPIQFSRFTVSPAPVSRFSITHVSDSDMDSIGGSSEDGDRE, from the exons atGGGCCgcctcgccgccgccgctgccatGTCGGCCGCTTTCCTCAGCCCCAGCCTCGCCTTCAGCTCCCACTTCGACCCCG ACGGCACCCCCCTTAGCGAACTCTCCTGGTCCTCCTCGCTGGCCGTGGTGGCTGTTTCCTTCTCGGGGCTCTTCACCTTCATCTTCCTCATGTTGGCCTGCCTGTGCTGCAAGAAGGGGGACATCGGCTTCAAG TTGTCTCTGCTCGGTGTGTGCCCCCCCGTGCGCCCCCCGGCCCAGGAGTTTGAGAACACCGAGGGGGACGACTACGTGACGGAGCTCTCGGCCCAGGGCTCGCCCGCCCCCCAGCATGGCCCCGAGGTCTACGTCCTGCCCCTCACCAAGGtctccctgcccatggccaAGCAGCCAGGGCGCTCAG TGCAGCTCCTCAAGTCGGCAGACCTGGGGCGGCAGAGCCTGCTCTACCTGAAGGAGATCGGGCACGGCTGGTTCGGCAAG GTGTTCCTGGGGGAGGTGAACTCGGGCATCAGCAGCACCCAGGTGGTGGTGAAGGAACTGAAGGCAAGCGCCAGCGTGCAGGACCAGATGCAGTTCCTGGAGGAAGCGCAGCCCTACAG GGCCCTCCAGCACACCAACCTGCTGCAGTGCCTGGCCCAGTGCGCCGAGGTCACCCCATACCTGCTGGTGATGGAGTTCTGCCCACTG GGTGACCTGAAGGGGTACCTGCGGAGCTGCCGGGGGGCCGAGGCCATGACCCTGGACCCACTGACCCTGCAGAGGATGGCGTGCGAGGTGGCCTGCGGCGTCCTGCACCTGCACAGGAACAACTACATCCACAG CGACCTGGCCCTGCGGAACTGCCTGCTCACCGCTGACCTGACCGTCAAGATTGGAGACTACGGGCTCTCGCACTGCAAGTACAAA GACGACTACTTTGTGACGGCCGACCAGCTGTGGGTGCCGCTGCGCTGGATCGCGCCCGAGCTCATCGACGAAGTGCACGGCAACCTGCTCGTCGTAGACCAGACCAAGTCCAGCAACGTCTG GTCGCTGGGTGTCACCATCTGGGAGCTGTTTGAGCTGGGCAGCCAGCCCTACGACCACTACTCCGACCGGCAAGTGCTCGCCTACGCCAtcaaggagcagcagctcaaGCTGCCCAAGCCCCAGCTGAAGCTGTCGCTCTCGGAACGCTG GTACGAGGTGATGCAgttctgctggctgcagccggAGCAGCGCCCGACGGCGGAGGAGGTGCACCTCCTGCTCTCCTACCTCTGCGCCAAAGGGGCGacggaggcggaggaggagtTCGAGAAGCGCTGGAACTCCATGAAACCCAACGGCAGCGCCAGCGCCAGCCACCACGGCGCCGAGCTCTCCTCCTTCCCGCTGCTGGAGCAGTTCTCGGCCGACGGCTTCCCCTCGGACGGGGATGACATCCTCACCGTCATGGAGACCAGCCACGGCCTCAATTTCGAGTACAAGTGGGAGCACACCAAGACCGAGCACTTCCAGGCGCCCCTGGGGTCCCTGAGCCCCAGCAGTGCCGCCCGCTACCACGACCTCTACTACCCGGCCACGACCACGGGGCGCCTGAGCCTGGGGGTCTCGCCCTCCTGCTACGAGTGCAAGCCACCGGGCTGCCCCGGCCTGCCGGCGCCCGGCGTGGTGCCCATCCTGGGTGCCCACAGCCCCTCGCTCGGCAGCGAGTACTACATCCGCATCGAGGGGCCCGGGGAGGGCAGCGCCGAGCTGGACTACGCCATGTGCGCCTACAGCCCCGCGGGTGAGCGGGGGTCCCCGCGCCCCCCGTCCTGCTGGAGAGCCCAGGGTGCCCGGAGCGACGGCGCCTATGACTCCGACAGCAGCCCCACCGTCTCCCTCAGCATGGAGCCGCTGCTGGGCCACGCGCCAGCGGGCGAGGGCTCCTGGGAGTGTGCTGAGTATTACCCGTACCCCTGCCCGGGGCAGGAGCCGCGGGGCTACGAGCCGTCCCCCAGCCGCGGGGCCGAGGGCTacctgctggaggaggagcCCGCCCAGCCGGGCAGCCAGGACTGGCCCGTCCCCGGCTTCCAGCCCAGCATCTTCACCGACCCGCTGGGCGTCTCCCCGTCGGTGAACTGTGCCTACAGCCCCCGGGGGTACGGGGAGCCGCGGGCAGCCCCGCCGGGCGGGcggctgccagggcagagcggGGCCCGTCCGGACTGCGTGATGCTGGAGCTAGGCAAGGACAGCCCCCCCGGAGCCCCCCACCCACAAGGTGCGAGCCCCCCGGCTCAGCGGCATCCCTGGGCCTCCAACAGCTCCTCCAACAACAACATCGGCAGCGGCAGCCCGGTGGCCCGCGAACCCCTGGCTGGCGACAGCTGGTGCTACCGTCGCATGATCACCTTCCGGGGGCTGATGGCCAAGCCGCTGGGCACCGTGCCACGCGGCCAGCCCCAGCTCGGGGGGTCCCCGCTGGGTCACGACTTCCGCCGCCCGCGGCAGGATCAGCCCCCCGGCACGGCCggcagctcctcctccccgTGCCACTCGCCCTCCCTGCGGCGCCAGGCCTGGCACAGCCGTGACTCATCAACCTCCGGCCGCTCGCAGGCAGCAGCGCTGGCTGGCAGCCCCGGCACGCCGTGGGgccccggcacagccctgccagccgGAGCGGGGGCCCAGCACAATGCCTGCCCGGATGAGagcggggagaggagcagccctgcccgcagcccgcTGCCCCATGCCATGGCTGCGCCGGGGCCAGGGGAGGCCACCCCCGTAGTTGGCACTGCTGCCCCGAACCCTGACCCCCCCACGGAACCCGCCGTAGATGGTGCCCAGCCCGTGCCAGAGGCCTCCGAGGCGCCCACGCCggtgcccagggaggctgcCACCGAGAACGGGGTGTGTGCCGCTGGTGATGCGGACCGGACGCCGGACAAGACCTTCTCCAGCGCCAGCTTCCCCAGCGTGGATGAGGTGAGCGACGAGGACACGGCAGAGCTGACCTCCGGCATCTTCACCGACTTCTCCGGGGACTACATGGAGCGGGTGGAGGCGGCCCCGGCGTTCAAgtccctgcagaagcagctggggaCGCCGGACTCCCTGGAGTCGCTGGACATCCCCTCCACGGCCAGCTCATGTGAGGTCTTCAGCCCCACCACCTTCGCCCCCGCCGGCCAGCCCAAGGCCCTCGACAGCGGCTACGACACCGAGAACAACGAGTCCCCCGAGTTTGTCCTCAAAGAGCCCCACGAGCCCCGAGAGCCGGAGGCCTTTGGCCAGCTGGGGAAGCctcccccggggctgccgggggaTGAGGGCGAGGGGGTGGCCCCCGAAACGCGGCTCTCCACCTCCCTCGGGGCTGAGCTGCACAGCCTCGCTGAGAAGAACCCCTACCGCGACTCTGCCTATTTCTCCGACTACGACGCCGAGGCTGAGCGCGGCCCCAAGGACGAGGAGGACAGCGATGGGTCCCGGACCCCAGAGGCTGAGgagggtccccagccccccatgCAGGACCTGGGGCGATCCCCTGTGCCGGGAGAGGACCCGCTGCACCCCCCGGGGGCACCTGGCAGCCCCCCGGCAGTGCCCGGCGTGGCGGTGGCAGTGGACGTTCAGGCAACGGGGGGTTCGGCAGGGGActggaggggagcagaggcCGGGATTGCCCCGGCCAGCCCCACGGGGCAGGGCACTGGCACCGATCGGCGATCCATCGGCACAGTGCCGGTGCCGGGCAGCTCGTTGTGCCCTGATGGAGACGCCTGTCCCCCGGGCTCTGCGCCGCCCAAGACTTTCTTCTTGACTCCGGTGCTGGCAAGCCCTGGGGAGCCAGCGTCCATCGGAGGGATTGGCGTGCCCGAGGGCATCCCCGGACTTGGGGGAGCCGCAGCCAGGGGCGAACAGACTGTGCCCCCTACGCCAGGACTTGGGGaactggggctgcccctggagGGGACTGCGGTGGGCGATGCACCGGGGGGTCCCAGCACGCTGCTACCGGGGGACGAGTCTCCCCCGGgcctctcccccctcccatcCGCCCGGGAGCCGCGGCTGGCCGCCCCCGAGCGCCGCGAggagccggaggaggaggaggaggatacAGAGGACAGTGACGAGTCGGATGAAGAACTGCGCTGCTACAACATCCAGGAGCAGAGCGAGGAGAGCGAGGAGGAGCCACCGGCCGTGCCCATCGTGGTGGCCGAGAGCCAGAGCAGCAGGAACCTGCGCAGCCTCCTCAAGATGCCCAGCCTGCTCTCCGAGGCCTTCTGCGAGGACCTGGAGCGCAAGAAGAAGGCCGTCTCCTTCTATGACGACGTTACCATCTACCTCTTCGACCAG GAAAGCCCCACGCGGGAACTGGCTGAGCAGAGCttcccagagcccccccagccttcggggcagccccccgccggcggcagcccccccagcccggcagACAGGCTCAGCGCCTCGGACGACTCCTCGGATGGCAACGCCTCGGAAGAGA GCGGTGGCTTCGAGTGGGATGACGACTTTCCGCTCATGCCGGTAAAACCATCCCTGATGTCCTCGCTGACGGGGACGCCAGTGGAGCCCGACCCGGCTGTGCCCGCGCTGCCTGCACTGGTGCCGGCGCAGAAGCAGGTGCTGCCCATCCAGTTCTCCCGGTTCACGGTCTCACCGGCTCCGGTGTCCCGGTTCTCCATCACCCACGTCTCCGACTCGGACATGGACTCCATAGGAG GCAGCAGCGAAGATGGTGACCGGGAGTGA
- the AATK gene encoding serine/threonine-protein kinase LMTK1 isoform X4, protein MGRLAAAAAMSAAFLSPSLAFSSHFDPDGTPLSELSWSSSLAVVAVSFSGLFTFIFLMLACLCCKKGDIGFKEFENTEGDDYVTELSAQGSPAPQHGPEVYVLPLTKVSLPMAKQPGRSVQLLKSADLGRQSLLYLKEIGHGWFGKVFLGEVNSGISSTQVVVKELKASASVQDQMQFLEEAQPYRALQHTNLLQCLAQCAEVTPYLLVMEFCPLGDLKGYLRSCRGAEAMTLDPLTLQRMACEVACGVLHLHRNNYIHSDLALRNCLLTADLTVKIGDYGLSHCKYKDDYFVTADQLWVPLRWIAPELIDEVHGNLLVVDQTKSSNVWSLGVTIWELFELGSQPYDHYSDRQVLAYAIKEQQLKLPKPQLKLSLSERWYEVMQFCWLQPEQRPTAEEVHLLLSYLCAKGATEAEEEFEKRWNSMKPNGSASASHHGAELSSFPLLEQFSADGFPSDGDDILTVMETSHGLNFEYKWEHTKTEHFQAPLGSLSPSSAARYHDLYYPATTTGRLSLGVSPSCYECKPPGCPGLPAPGVVPILGAHSPSLGSEYYIRIEGPGEGSAELDYAMCAYSPAGERGSPRPPSCWRAQGARSDGAYDSDSSPTVSLSMEPLLGHAPAGEGSWECAEYYPYPCPGQEPRGYEPSPSRGAEGYLLEEEPAQPGSQDWPVPGFQPSIFTDPLGVSPSVNCAYSPRGYGEPRAAPPGGRLPGQSGARPDCVMLELGKDSPPGAPHPQGASPPAQRHPWASNSSSNNNIGSGSPVAREPLAGDSWCYRRMITFRGLMAKPLGTVPRGQPQLGGSPLGHDFRRPRQDQPPGTAGSSSSPCHSPSLRRQAWHSRDSSTSGRSQAAALAGSPGTPWGPGTALPAGAGAQHNACPDESGERSSPARSPLPHAMAAPGPGEATPVVGTAAPNPDPPTEPAVDGAQPVPEASEAPTPVPREAATENGVCAAGDADRTPDKTFSSASFPSVDEVSDEDTAELTSGIFTDFSGDYMERVEAAPAFKSLQKQLGTPDSLESLDIPSTASSCEVFSPTTFAPAGQPKALDSGYDTENNESPEFVLKEPHEPREPEAFGQLGKPPPGLPGDEGEGVAPETRLSTSLGAELHSLAEKNPYRDSAYFSDYDAEAERGPKDEEDSDGSRTPEAEEGPQPPMQDLGRSPVPGEDPLHPPGAPGSPPAVPGVAVAVDVQATGGSAGDWRGAEAGIAPASPTGQGTGTDRRSIGTVPVPGSSLCPDGDACPPGSAPPKTFFLTPVLASPGEPASIGGIGVPEGIPGLGGAAARGEQTVPPTPGLGELGLPLEGTAVGDAPGGPSTLLPGDESPPGLSPLPSAREPRLAAPERREEPEEEEEDTEDSDESDEELRCYNIQEQSEESEEEPPAVPIVVAESQSSRNLRSLLKMPSLLSEAFCEDLERKKKAVSFYDDVTIYLFDQESPTRELAEQSFPEPPQPSGQPPAGGSPPSPADRLSASDDSSDGNASEESGGFEWDDDFPLMPVKPSLMSSLTGTPVEPDPAVPALPALVPAQKQVLPIQFSRFTVSPAPVSRFSITHVSDSDMDSIGGSSEDGDRE, encoded by the exons atGGGCCgcctcgccgccgccgctgccatGTCGGCCGCTTTCCTCAGCCCCAGCCTCGCCTTCAGCTCCCACTTCGACCCCG ACGGCACCCCCCTTAGCGAACTCTCCTGGTCCTCCTCGCTGGCCGTGGTGGCTGTTTCCTTCTCGGGGCTCTTCACCTTCATCTTCCTCATGTTGGCCTGCCTGTGCTGCAAGAAGGGGGACATCGGCTTCAAG GAGTTTGAGAACACCGAGGGGGACGACTACGTGACGGAGCTCTCGGCCCAGGGCTCGCCCGCCCCCCAGCATGGCCCCGAGGTCTACGTCCTGCCCCTCACCAAGGtctccctgcccatggccaAGCAGCCAGGGCGCTCAG TGCAGCTCCTCAAGTCGGCAGACCTGGGGCGGCAGAGCCTGCTCTACCTGAAGGAGATCGGGCACGGCTGGTTCGGCAAG GTGTTCCTGGGGGAGGTGAACTCGGGCATCAGCAGCACCCAGGTGGTGGTGAAGGAACTGAAGGCAAGCGCCAGCGTGCAGGACCAGATGCAGTTCCTGGAGGAAGCGCAGCCCTACAG GGCCCTCCAGCACACCAACCTGCTGCAGTGCCTGGCCCAGTGCGCCGAGGTCACCCCATACCTGCTGGTGATGGAGTTCTGCCCACTG GGTGACCTGAAGGGGTACCTGCGGAGCTGCCGGGGGGCCGAGGCCATGACCCTGGACCCACTGACCCTGCAGAGGATGGCGTGCGAGGTGGCCTGCGGCGTCCTGCACCTGCACAGGAACAACTACATCCACAG CGACCTGGCCCTGCGGAACTGCCTGCTCACCGCTGACCTGACCGTCAAGATTGGAGACTACGGGCTCTCGCACTGCAAGTACAAA GACGACTACTTTGTGACGGCCGACCAGCTGTGGGTGCCGCTGCGCTGGATCGCGCCCGAGCTCATCGACGAAGTGCACGGCAACCTGCTCGTCGTAGACCAGACCAAGTCCAGCAACGTCTG GTCGCTGGGTGTCACCATCTGGGAGCTGTTTGAGCTGGGCAGCCAGCCCTACGACCACTACTCCGACCGGCAAGTGCTCGCCTACGCCAtcaaggagcagcagctcaaGCTGCCCAAGCCCCAGCTGAAGCTGTCGCTCTCGGAACGCTG GTACGAGGTGATGCAgttctgctggctgcagccggAGCAGCGCCCGACGGCGGAGGAGGTGCACCTCCTGCTCTCCTACCTCTGCGCCAAAGGGGCGacggaggcggaggaggagtTCGAGAAGCGCTGGAACTCCATGAAACCCAACGGCAGCGCCAGCGCCAGCCACCACGGCGCCGAGCTCTCCTCCTTCCCGCTGCTGGAGCAGTTCTCGGCCGACGGCTTCCCCTCGGACGGGGATGACATCCTCACCGTCATGGAGACCAGCCACGGCCTCAATTTCGAGTACAAGTGGGAGCACACCAAGACCGAGCACTTCCAGGCGCCCCTGGGGTCCCTGAGCCCCAGCAGTGCCGCCCGCTACCACGACCTCTACTACCCGGCCACGACCACGGGGCGCCTGAGCCTGGGGGTCTCGCCCTCCTGCTACGAGTGCAAGCCACCGGGCTGCCCCGGCCTGCCGGCGCCCGGCGTGGTGCCCATCCTGGGTGCCCACAGCCCCTCGCTCGGCAGCGAGTACTACATCCGCATCGAGGGGCCCGGGGAGGGCAGCGCCGAGCTGGACTACGCCATGTGCGCCTACAGCCCCGCGGGTGAGCGGGGGTCCCCGCGCCCCCCGTCCTGCTGGAGAGCCCAGGGTGCCCGGAGCGACGGCGCCTATGACTCCGACAGCAGCCCCACCGTCTCCCTCAGCATGGAGCCGCTGCTGGGCCACGCGCCAGCGGGCGAGGGCTCCTGGGAGTGTGCTGAGTATTACCCGTACCCCTGCCCGGGGCAGGAGCCGCGGGGCTACGAGCCGTCCCCCAGCCGCGGGGCCGAGGGCTacctgctggaggaggagcCCGCCCAGCCGGGCAGCCAGGACTGGCCCGTCCCCGGCTTCCAGCCCAGCATCTTCACCGACCCGCTGGGCGTCTCCCCGTCGGTGAACTGTGCCTACAGCCCCCGGGGGTACGGGGAGCCGCGGGCAGCCCCGCCGGGCGGGcggctgccagggcagagcggGGCCCGTCCGGACTGCGTGATGCTGGAGCTAGGCAAGGACAGCCCCCCCGGAGCCCCCCACCCACAAGGTGCGAGCCCCCCGGCTCAGCGGCATCCCTGGGCCTCCAACAGCTCCTCCAACAACAACATCGGCAGCGGCAGCCCGGTGGCCCGCGAACCCCTGGCTGGCGACAGCTGGTGCTACCGTCGCATGATCACCTTCCGGGGGCTGATGGCCAAGCCGCTGGGCACCGTGCCACGCGGCCAGCCCCAGCTCGGGGGGTCCCCGCTGGGTCACGACTTCCGCCGCCCGCGGCAGGATCAGCCCCCCGGCACGGCCggcagctcctcctccccgTGCCACTCGCCCTCCCTGCGGCGCCAGGCCTGGCACAGCCGTGACTCATCAACCTCCGGCCGCTCGCAGGCAGCAGCGCTGGCTGGCAGCCCCGGCACGCCGTGGGgccccggcacagccctgccagccgGAGCGGGGGCCCAGCACAATGCCTGCCCGGATGAGagcggggagaggagcagccctgcccgcagcccgcTGCCCCATGCCATGGCTGCGCCGGGGCCAGGGGAGGCCACCCCCGTAGTTGGCACTGCTGCCCCGAACCCTGACCCCCCCACGGAACCCGCCGTAGATGGTGCCCAGCCCGTGCCAGAGGCCTCCGAGGCGCCCACGCCggtgcccagggaggctgcCACCGAGAACGGGGTGTGTGCCGCTGGTGATGCGGACCGGACGCCGGACAAGACCTTCTCCAGCGCCAGCTTCCCCAGCGTGGATGAGGTGAGCGACGAGGACACGGCAGAGCTGACCTCCGGCATCTTCACCGACTTCTCCGGGGACTACATGGAGCGGGTGGAGGCGGCCCCGGCGTTCAAgtccctgcagaagcagctggggaCGCCGGACTCCCTGGAGTCGCTGGACATCCCCTCCACGGCCAGCTCATGTGAGGTCTTCAGCCCCACCACCTTCGCCCCCGCCGGCCAGCCCAAGGCCCTCGACAGCGGCTACGACACCGAGAACAACGAGTCCCCCGAGTTTGTCCTCAAAGAGCCCCACGAGCCCCGAGAGCCGGAGGCCTTTGGCCAGCTGGGGAAGCctcccccggggctgccgggggaTGAGGGCGAGGGGGTGGCCCCCGAAACGCGGCTCTCCACCTCCCTCGGGGCTGAGCTGCACAGCCTCGCTGAGAAGAACCCCTACCGCGACTCTGCCTATTTCTCCGACTACGACGCCGAGGCTGAGCGCGGCCCCAAGGACGAGGAGGACAGCGATGGGTCCCGGACCCCAGAGGCTGAGgagggtccccagccccccatgCAGGACCTGGGGCGATCCCCTGTGCCGGGAGAGGACCCGCTGCACCCCCCGGGGGCACCTGGCAGCCCCCCGGCAGTGCCCGGCGTGGCGGTGGCAGTGGACGTTCAGGCAACGGGGGGTTCGGCAGGGGActggaggggagcagaggcCGGGATTGCCCCGGCCAGCCCCACGGGGCAGGGCACTGGCACCGATCGGCGATCCATCGGCACAGTGCCGGTGCCGGGCAGCTCGTTGTGCCCTGATGGAGACGCCTGTCCCCCGGGCTCTGCGCCGCCCAAGACTTTCTTCTTGACTCCGGTGCTGGCAAGCCCTGGGGAGCCAGCGTCCATCGGAGGGATTGGCGTGCCCGAGGGCATCCCCGGACTTGGGGGAGCCGCAGCCAGGGGCGAACAGACTGTGCCCCCTACGCCAGGACTTGGGGaactggggctgcccctggagGGGACTGCGGTGGGCGATGCACCGGGGGGTCCCAGCACGCTGCTACCGGGGGACGAGTCTCCCCCGGgcctctcccccctcccatcCGCCCGGGAGCCGCGGCTGGCCGCCCCCGAGCGCCGCGAggagccggaggaggaggaggaggatacAGAGGACAGTGACGAGTCGGATGAAGAACTGCGCTGCTACAACATCCAGGAGCAGAGCGAGGAGAGCGAGGAGGAGCCACCGGCCGTGCCCATCGTGGTGGCCGAGAGCCAGAGCAGCAGGAACCTGCGCAGCCTCCTCAAGATGCCCAGCCTGCTCTCCGAGGCCTTCTGCGAGGACCTGGAGCGCAAGAAGAAGGCCGTCTCCTTCTATGACGACGTTACCATCTACCTCTTCGACCAG GAAAGCCCCACGCGGGAACTGGCTGAGCAGAGCttcccagagcccccccagccttcggggcagccccccgccggcggcagcccccccagcccggcagACAGGCTCAGCGCCTCGGACGACTCCTCGGATGGCAACGCCTCGGAAGAGA GCGGTGGCTTCGAGTGGGATGACGACTTTCCGCTCATGCCGGTAAAACCATCCCTGATGTCCTCGCTGACGGGGACGCCAGTGGAGCCCGACCCGGCTGTGCCCGCGCTGCCTGCACTGGTGCCGGCGCAGAAGCAGGTGCTGCCCATCCAGTTCTCCCGGTTCACGGTCTCACCGGCTCCGGTGTCCCGGTTCTCCATCACCCACGTCTCCGACTCGGACATGGACTCCATAGGAG GCAGCAGCGAAGATGGTGACCGGGAGTGA